The DNA segment GGTTTGCCTCGGTTGACGTGCGAACTGTGGTACGGTacctaacagagcaaagggtaacttctcatgccactgcttgtaattctctaccattttccttagtatatttttaatgtttttgttggcggcttctacggatccattcatttgaggtctgtaggcggtggaattcttgtgctggattttgaaagtttcacatatagttttcatcaggtcactgttgaggttggcggcGTTGTTAGTAATAATGGACTTAGATATTCTGAATTggcagacaatacgatccttgacaaaatctgtgacgactttcttggttacagctttgtaagatgtagcttctacccattttgtgaagtaatcaatggctactagaataaaccgaTGTCCGTTTGAAGCCGTGGGATCAAtcagaccaataacatccattccctaggcggtGAATGGCCGAGGTGAGCTTGTttcattgagctcgtttggtggcacttttatcatgtcggcatgtacttgacattgaaagcatttgtggACCTACTGACcacaatccgtctccatggtcatccaaaagtaacctgccctgaatatcttcttggccagaacgaagccattcatgtgcgggccatATGTCCCAACATGCACATCCtctagtagcttagaagcttcctttgcgtcgacacaccttagtaaacccaaatctaTAGTTCTCCTGTACAAGTTCCCTTCGCTGTGGAAAAAATGATTTGACAACCTCCGGagcgtgcatttctgagtgtgatttgcatgctccgggtattctccttttgataagtactccttgatatcatggaaccaaagCATTCCAcatgcttcttcctcgacatgagcacaatatgccggctgattatggatcctcactagaatgggatcaatatagttcttatctggatgttgtataaTTGATGACAAAATGGCTAATacgtcggcaaactcattctgaattctgggcacatgtcggaattctatcttcgtgaacctccttttcaattcctgcacatggtgcagatatggtaaTATTTTGGAATTCTTGGTAGCCCATTTTCCTTGAACCTAGTGCACAAGTAAATCTGAATCACTGATCACCAACAACTCCTCAATGTTTATGTCggttgccatgttgagccctagtatgaaggcttcatactctgccatgttgttggtgtagggaaataTGAGTTttgcagataccggataatgtttaccggtttctgataccaaaacatCTCCAATGtgtactcctttgaaatttgcagctccgtcaaaaaacatcctccaaccatcatacacatcggtaatgtcttcccctacgaacgatacctctttatcaggaaaatacgttttcaagggttcatattcCCCTCTCACCGGATTTTCAGCGAGGTGGTCTGCCAacgcttgtcccttgaccgccttttgagttgcatagatgatatcgaactcacttagtagtatctgccatttagccagCTTCCCCATAGgtatgggcttctgaaatatgtacttcagaggatccatcttggaaatgaggtatgtagtgtaggcacagaaataatgcctcaatttgttgggctgtccaggtcaaaACACAACAAGTGTGTTCAATCAGGGAATAtcatgcttcataaggtgtgaatttcttactcaggtaatatatgacttgctcctttcttcctgtctcatcatgttgtcctaaaacacattcgaaggctccatctaacacgGATAAATAAAGCAGCAAAGTTTGTCCTGGTTCTAGCGGGACCAGaattggtggtgtggacaggtattccttgatcttgtcaaaagctttctaatAATCCTCTGTCCAACTTGTCTCGACATCTttccttagcatcttgaagatgggttcacaaattactgtggactgtgctatgaatcagctgatgtagttgagccgcCCCAGGAAGCTTATCACGTCCTTCTTGCTTTTGGgtggtggcaactcctgaatagctttgagtTTAGTCGAATCTAGCTCGATCCCTaagcgactgacaatgaatcccagtaactttcctgccggaaccccgaatgcacactttttggtgttcaacttcaaattgtacctcctgagcctgtAAAAAAACTTCCTCAAGTATGCTACGCGATCtgtggctctcttggatttgataatgacgtcgtccacatacacctctatttctttgtgtatcatatcatggaaaatggttgtcatggctctcatgtaagtggccccagcattcttcagaccgaatggcatcattttgtaacagtatacTCCCCAAGGCGTAATAAAAGCTATCTTctttgcatcttcttcatccatccaaatgtgattgtaagcacgtgatttttgcccaatatgagaattactcccaaaaaattcaaaaataaaatgatttttgattattaaacagtgatgataacccgcgaagcaatccacaaaggattggagttcatgcttggtgcaattatcgatcaggatgtgtatatttgccAGTGGAAAATCGtatttgggacttgctctatttaaatcctgataatcaacacacactcgtaccttcccgtctttctttgggACTAGCATaatattagctaaccatgttgggtactccaccaccctgagaaccttggctttgatctgtttggtaacttcctcctagatcttcaaactcatgtctggtttgaatttttcgagtttctgcttgactggcgggcacatgggattggtaggcaacttgtgagccactatagatgtgctcaaaccggtcatatcgtcatactaccatgcaaagatatccttatattcctttagaaaatggatatATTCTTACTTCTCTATTGGCTTCAAGTTAATGCTGATGCAGGTCTCTTTGACGGTCTTGGCGTCTCCCACATTTATCGCTtctgtttcgtccaagttggatttatgcttgttctcaaaattctgaacttccctgacaatttccttgggtatctcatcttcttcctctgagtctcttattctcatgttgcattgcctcattacatgtcacagtcgctgcttcatcagaaaaagtaataataacactgtagaaaggaaaaagtataaaaatattaatgaataatgataaaggataaatgcatttgattaaaactgagaaaattgttcaaacaaagctGGGCTCGGTGAATCAAGCActtattttgaaacaaagaaatcttaaaacaaaattgctggaaattttaaatgcctagaatggctataaattctgccaagctacccagggactcggcgggctcgggatggtgtgacggtccagtttctgagaacaacttcctttgccacagtctgaatggagaggccttcttcctctttaATTATGGTACTACAGTCCAgatcctcatcttccaagaacaagTCCTTtagcccagctagtgcttcttcttcagcagttccccatattgtgtctgcCTGATGGAAAGCTTGTTCTTAACGGGGTATCGATTTCttaagagggtaatacggtccacgcCATGAAGGCGACCATTCCCTGTACTCcttccatgtatactggtatccgatcCCAAAGGTAGTCCCATGATTTTTCAGTCATATCGGTTTGGTGATaccctggaggttctttcccaaccctttgtcgggttcatatcttgaccatgctagtatgatttctattttgttactccaccacttatctttctcgacgacattgacccgttcaatgtgatgataggttttctCTCCTAGCCTCCTTCTGTGTCCAATGGCTGGGatagtttgactagtgtagatgaggttactcccatctccatgaatgattacctcatgacggttccattcaaattttacaacttGGTGTAGTGTGGAGGGCATGACTCTAGCTGCATGGATCCATGGgtggcccaacaaaagattatatgaggctggtatgtcatgCACTtagaattcaacgtcgaaccaagttggtcccatctacaagcaaaggttgatctccccgatcgtggccctctgggatccatcgaaagccttcacattcatgcttccggtccgtatttcatggaaacctttgtccaataTTTTCAGGGTATCCAGTGGACAAATATTCAGactagaacctccatcaacctggaccctggcaatgaacttgtcttcaaattgtaccgtatTGTGCAATGCTCGATTATGATTTAGACCCTCGAGCGGCAGCTcgtcttcgtggaagataatcttatggctctccagcacctgtccgaccatgttggccatttctttactagtgatattattgggtacataagcctcgcttaaTACTTTTATcaaggcgttcttgtgtgcctctgaattctgtagTAGTGACAGGATAAATATCTGAGTAGGGactttgttcaaatgatcaacaacagaatactcttttgcctgtactttcctccacaagtcaTCCGGTCCAGTCTCAATGACAGGCTGCCTAGCAGTGGCATCCTTGCTTgaacctcccaagtgttcaggtgtgtagactcttccagttctagtcatcccttgtgtgGCGTCAtattcctctatcttagtcttcccttttcgTCGAGCCTCAgtgacataatcccagggtattgcctttgagttgaatgggggtgtggttgaaaccatcacagtaaaaggtgtgaccacttctacttcaaatggagcggaggtggctaTGGGTGAGGTTACTTCCACCTCGAgcggaactgatgcagttacctcaatatcaataggtgcctgagtctgaaccacgataggagtaagtgtaactgcaaccttaaagtcatcgccttctcggataagcccgattgacccctcagggtcccattcctcatttgtttctataacatgtacatcgtcacctctatgatcagggaggggattttTGCGAACATTAGGTGTGACTtcttttgcttgtatgaccttgttgtcaaatGAGtgtttggatcttatccttcaatattcggcactcagcagtggtgtgccctttcataccggagtggtatgcacatgttttgttcaaatttacccattgggatggattttctagcgTCACACCGGCAATAAGAGTGACGTAACCTGCAACCTTTAatctttcatacaattggtcgatggaCTCAACAATGACAGTGTATTGTCTAAgtggcttgcggtcgaaattgggtcttggtcttggataattttggcgatttggtggtgattggaaaTGGAATGGTTGGGAATTGTAGGTATGATGGATAGTGGCTGGCTGGGAATATCTGGGgtatgaaggttgatatgtgggtggcgATGCTTGGTATGTAGGTAGAGATACTCGTATGTGGGTAGAGATacttggtatgtaggtggaggtgtttggtatgtaggtagaggtgtttggtatgtgggtaggggtgtttggtatgtgagtggagttttgggccttgggccaccattactgccccaacctCTCTTTTCTTCGATATTCCACCTGATTGGAGTGCCTTGTTCGTAGcttgcagtgcctcaaaatttgttaccatcccgctcttgattccttccttgtttcttttcccgagcttgatgatatcagagaatttgtgattttcaatgaccatcagtctctcataatattgtggatcctatgCTCTgatgaagaatttattcatctgttcttcatccaaagcgagcctgaccttggcggcttccgacctccaacgagtagcatattcgcggaaAGTCTTAGTAGGTTTCTTtttgagattctgaatgtagaagacatcaggtgcattttctgtgttgaacctgaaccggtctatGAAATCTGacaccatgcttacccaattggaccatttcttgggattctggcaGATATACCAAGACAAAACGTCCCCAGTAAGGCtgctcataaagagtttcattcgaatcttttcatcttttccaacccgAACTAGCTAATCATAGTAAGTCCTTAGGTGAACCCTGGGATAACCtttaccatcgaacatttcgaacttgggaggtttgtacccctctggcagttccacatcgggctgtatgcacagatcttcatagttcaaaccttctattcctttatcgccttcaacaccttgaacttggcttgttaatttcttgagttcttcggccatgttcttaatgagcagttCCTTTTTAGAGGATTCCGGTGCATCGGAATTTGGCTGGatagaatgtggtatagtttccacgtatatgggattGCTCTAATGGGCTCCATGGGCTTGGGtataatgatggtcattggtggagttttgtggatcaaGAATAAGTGgttgtgtattttggggagtatggtaagtggtgATTGGTGGGTACGAGATTGGTTGATGTGTTGTGGTGGAGATGGTATCGGCAATGGATTGATATATtgtggtggagttgcgtattgatttggtatggTAGAATTTTGgggctgttggttttgtgtgttttgaggaggtgttgggttctttgagttctgttggtggatatcagggacattgagggtgagtgacaagtttgccaaattgcgGATCTGCTTAAGTTCTCCTTGTAGTTCTAGTATCGTTTGTTCAAGTCTCAAAATCAGGTCATTCGGGGCCGGAGTACTGCGGCCGTCGgaagtctctgcgttctcaatgttttcctttcggattccaattaagtcgtccatctttgatttccctctactttttgtgttgcttggaggaggaggaggtggagggcctctagatctggtatgatatgctaatgaggccagtatggatgaaccaacctatggggataagaataataataatattaaaaaataaacaaaagaaaaggtaacaagttagtggggACCCTGcaatgtttgcaatatttaaacacatagtgcgaaaTATAAACtcgcatcctaatttgggaacctcgttgtgcccgaggtaggcctagcgacaagtagatttggagaactttagatgccaataaatgcttcatttcataatataaaagtaaACGAATCCAAAAACGACACTAGCATAATGAAAAAATAAGTCActattggcacttggccttattacatttaagaaaagcaagtaaatctaatctatttcgtcctagaaggaccttccccaaattCGATCTTTCGGACTCCATAAAACAGATCTCCTAGCTCGCGCGGTCCAAGTATCAAGTAGGCTcgggccagatgtcctccctcggctccttcagcattctgacaGTTTTCAATCCTTTTTATGACGTTGCCCTCTagttccactattcctcgctccaggtaTTCCAGCTTCTTGTTGGAAATGACTACTATCTATTTCCATTCCTCAATTAGCTTCACGTTCCTCTCATATATCtcccgatgctcattctcagagtcatgGATTCTCTTGCGCAGCttgttgtatttgatttgggcttcagcttcctcgtctatgattctgttccctcgaccagtcCTCGGTGTCACCgctcctttcagattgtcctccaactatgcagggtagagaggctcgcaccccaCGTGATATCTGTCAGGCTCAACAATGCTTTTCTCtataatgattttgcagtgccacatgtgctgagcttggcacttataagatATGTCATCGTCTTGGAAATCTGCCCTGAAGTGACCCATCTTGacgacccttggtacaacctgctttctgcctgcttgcctcataactcgtatAGGGGcatatggatatatccctctcaatacgatcaacaccaaatgtggagcatccctggacctgataatgAACTCGTCCATTGGAAACCATTGAACAATCCAGTGCACCTATTCCTTGGTTAAATtatcgaagaactctacccattcgctGGCACTTTCCGGTTGAGAAAATCTATCCGGAATGTAGGTCATCTacttagggtgatggaaagcgatgtggtcgttccaagcccttcgcggaaattcttggcaatagcgacccttttggagatgctccaacaaccataattGCAGCAGtaagttgcaaccctcgaagtgCTGGACtcctctttgacagcgctcctGGGCCCTATATATATCAACAATGATCATGGAGAatatggtatatgtctgtccattaatcccctccatcagagttttgACAACCATgtccagcctagtatggatttttccctttttcattgggaacactatcatccccagaaaGCACAcgatgaacacgaacactctgtAATGGATGTGAACCAGTGAAATGAGGgcgatctcatcatggtaagtgcggaaagacttgttgtggccatacctctcgtagagatattcaaaaggtatgtaggagtccttcatgcatactaggtcgacattcttctttAGCCCCATCATTTTCAAAATCCCATACCTGTACGGTTTTCTCGTACCAAAAGCCCGGGACTGTCCCAAGTCAACCCCGCAAGTCGTCCTATTTCCTCTAGGAGtagtgtcatttctatgtcaccgaaACGGAACACggctctttcactatcccagaatagggTGGCTGCCTCGAtcagtttcttgtttggttcaatatctagtagggaaggcaggttacccaagtactttttcacatgcttcttgtcacttgaggaaagatcttcccaccaatttagcaACAATGGAGGGatattgctaaccataccgaatctggggacttcgtgcctcattttctgcaaaataaaagggttaggccttacccccaccggactcaactatttatacatttatgattagcatattagcatatagtCCTCCAAATTTATTCACAGAACGTgattgcgtccgttgggattatggaaaacccgatggactttgaataaggcttatcttaaaggatcattatatggacaacataactgatccgactaggtttgaccatgatgcatgcacaatttaaatagagtaaggtttctttggggttttagactggtaccctcaagcggacaacttgagggggaaggcacggaaccgtcgattgcactgctgatcgactgttttttaccacaaataagcctttttgaatttaagggtaataataggaagagcgcaaccactcattaaagcgttgctataggatttgagatgcacaagtggaatatgatgcggagcatgatttatgcagcaattaataacatgcaGACAAGTATTTTCATGTTGGTAAAATAAATACGGCATTTAAATAGTGGAAAAATCAGTTATAAGAAAAGGAAAAccaagagacaagtcagttttcagAACCATAAATGCTCAAAAGAAACAACAGTTAAATTTAGATAAGGGATCAGGGTATGGGATAAGCATGCTTGGGCTAATTTGtaaaaataagttcgttatggtaagagacTATAAatatctccagcagagtcgccatgctgtcgcgcccctttttccctccacggggtggaagtccgggtttcgacattcatggggtgtaatgactcatttccttatgggaattgggtatttgaagagtcgccacataacggattatggtgcgttagggcacctagagtgattaactcttgggttggtttgcattaccagagactagtaagggctcgagataacctcgaggggaaggtgttaggcacccctcttggtccacaactgtgggtcccgaccgaacttatgttcacaaattagtccatacaaatagtCGAGTCAAATAAGTTGTAAAGCTCATTGAACAATtcaagtagtgaaataaaggtttgaacaaattataaaaacaaagttttaaataaaGAGAGAATTtggggtaaagaggggtcctaggttgtttatcctataggatcaccacACGCAATGTCTAGTAAACACACCtgaatgaggggctacacatgacattaacacgtagtcatcatatcccatgcctacccttcccatccccttattggtcatgcaaagcgagtgtttggtcactgattcctattgcgtgctgctacccgttcCATCTTAACAGTCtcggagggagttaggacctctacctataggtggttctagacgtaccctaagattttaaaggcaaaaatctaaGGCAACAGTCAAAACGCATATAGGACAtccacataatgggagcaattaagaggctcacaattcctcctcaaacaaacatacaagcagcacgactcaaacacaattaaggtctttattaatcaaagtcctaaagcaggatttctaagtgattatgcagaaacaaacaacttttagatctagaagttataacctagtagttgcctagggacTCCTCTTTAAAAGCTTATTAGAATCAGAAATGTTGAATGACAGAAACAGCTCCAAAGAAATGCAGGTTTTGAAAAAAATTccttaaggcttgcctatatgcagtacTATGCctatgttaatgcagaaacaaacaaGTTTTCAAAATAGACCCCTTTAATACCTATAGacaggatatctaatgagattaaagCCATTTTGAAAAAATTAGTTTAAAGAAATGTCATCGCTTAATAAGGCCAGTTTTAAGAAGTAACTAAGCGAAATGAAATTGACTTATTAGGCCAATTATATTTTTAGATATGATTGCGAAtagaaatccctataggcatggtatctaggcgtattactgGTTTTAGTCAACTTGCAGTAACATATGAAAGACTTACTGAATCAGAATTAtgttctataggcatggtatctatacttgaATTGATTTAAGACATTATGGCTTGGAACctagaaacatggtttctaacatgacaaatgcaAAATTTATGAACATGGTTTCTATCTGATGCAAACGATATTAAAGTGAAgtccttatagacatgatttctatttgatGCAGAGGAATAATTCATTTGCATCTGTACTCAGGTACATGTCCgcattgcaacactttaaccccaggACTGTTGTTGAATGAAAGCTTGAGCGGAGTGTAGGAATACCACAATGTATATTCAGATACGTATTCTGAGCATTTAAACTAGCAATTcatggttttgtgcattgccgTATGGTAATTTCCATAGACAGTACTCATGtttatggaaagtatgatattaagctatTGATCGTCGTTGCTGTAGATGCCAAtagacaaatatttccactagcttttgccatctGTGGCAATGAAAgcacccccccccccatttttttaaaaaattcaccGGTCTCCCCTCCAATCAACTCGATAAAAAACTCGAGTGGACCCACCTGCCCCACAAAAGCTAAAGAGTGTTGGTCCCACATCCTAGCCAAGCCTTCTATTGTTATGAGTTGCTTGTTTCGGAGTCAAATTTTCAATTCTTCACctttccaaaaaatataaatcGAGGTATTCTGGATACAATTATGAAATGATAAAATTATTGGTATTCCGGATacaatttaatttataaaacaaacatataaaattatgaaactaacatgtaaaataataaaactaacacatacaagaattcaggatagtttggtgctactggaccttaaatatcgagcatggaacccatatgtgaatactttgtccaattaaattttgtataattataaaaattaattatttaattttcaaaccaaacatataaaattatgaaactaacatgtaaaataataaaactaacacatacaTGCAATTAATGTTATTTAAtttatagtagacgacatggCCTATTCATCCCAGACCTTACTGCGATGAGCTACTGTCGTTACAGGGTGATCATAGGTCTGCCCATATATGGGAGGGAGAGTTACTAGCCTAGACTCTCCACGCCAGGAGAGTGGATGACATGTGGGATTTTCTGAAAGGCAAAGTTATCCATCCCCGTGTAGTCACATACCTGCGGAAGACGGGCTTCTACAAGATTTTGGAGATCGGGCGGCTGCAGCTTGATTGGTCTTTGGTCACAACCCCGATAGAGTGGTGGCAATCGGAGACGCACACATTCCACTTACCATTGGTGAGGCGACCATCACCCTGCAGGACGTGGAGGTTTTATATGGGTTGCCCGTTGATGGACACCCCGTCGCTATGTCGCATGCCATGAGAGAGAAGACACGTGTGCAGTATTTGGACATGCTACATCGGCTTACTAGTTTCAGGCCACAGGATGAGACAGCACAGACAGGGGCCAGTCGCCTGAGTTTGATGGCTCATTGATAGTATTTGGAGATATTGCACCCCGACATCACTGGAGAGACAAATGATCTGCATATTCACCGATATACGAGGTTGCTGCTGCTACTTATGTTTAGAGGGGTCTTGTTCTCGAACACTTCGGGGAATCTAGTCAGCTTGATatttcttcatcatcttgagCACCTAGAGGATTTACCCCAGTACAGCTGGGGTGCTGTTATTCTCGTCTACTTGCACAGGAAGATGTGCCGGGCGAGCATGAGCACCCAGTATGACGTATGTGGATTTTTTCCGCtgctacaggtgacaacatattcgaatACTCTATTCATTATAACATATCTAGTAAAAATATATCTTAAATTTTatgtcaactttgtatgttaggtttgggcctgggagcggttcctgcaattgcagccacctctaccaacATTACATCCAGATGAAccaccaccatttctccctctatcTAGGAGGTGGGTTCTCTCGCGGGGATACATACATACCTACGAGGCTCGGCATAATCTCCCACTTTGCATGGATTTGTTGGATATGTTGGGGGGCGCACAGGTAAATGTATATCTAGGTTTACTTGGCATAGCTTCACATGTGTTGCGTATACTcacgttttctgttgttacttaatagttcatctggaTGCCATACAACATCGTGTTAATAGGTGGCCTACCCGATTATTTCTCGGCTGACAGACTTATTTGGAGAACTTCCGTCTCGCTGATGTGCCTTGATATTGTGGAGTATCATGCCACGGAGCGGGTACTTCGCCAGTTTGGCCGTCCGTAGATTTTACCGAGACCGCCCACATGGCAGCCCACACATTACCAATGGGATTATCGTTCCAGGGTGGACGACGCATATGTGGCATGGCTGGAGGCGCAGGTCGATACTTGGGACCGGCGAGCTGACCTAATTTCGCCCCCTTCACCGAGCTGGCCGGATACTTTTTATGATTATATGCCATGGTACCACGGCGTTACCCGACTTTTCATTGGGAATCCCATTCATCGAGCTGG comes from the Nicotiana sylvestris chromosome 4, ASM39365v2, whole genome shotgun sequence genome and includes:
- the LOC138889888 gene encoding uncharacterized protein encodes the protein MDPLKYIFQKPIPMGKLAKWQILLSEFDIIYATQKAVKGQALADHLAENPVRGEYEPLKTYFPDKEVSFVGEDITDVYDGWRMFFDGAANFKGVHIGDVLVSETGKHYPVQGKWATKNSKILPYLHHVQELKRRFTKIEFRHVPRIQNEFADVLAILSSIIQHPDKNYIDPILVRIHNQPAYCAHVEEEACGMLWFHDIKEYLSKGEYPEHANHTQKCTLRRLSNHFFHSEGNLYRRTIDLGLLRCVDAKEASKLLEDVHVGTYGPHMNGFVLAKKIFRAGYFWMTMETDCGQ